Part of the Paenibacillus sp. JNUCC32 genome is shown below.
AGGCTTGTGCGCCGTATCTGTTTAACGGCTCCGGCCTGATTTCTTATGACGATGAGGAATCGATTCGGTGCAAATGCCAATACGTGAAGGAGCAAGGCTTGGCCGGGATCATGTTCTGGGAATACGGATGCGACCCGACCCGTCGCCTGCTGACGGCCATGCATCAAGGACTTCAGAGCATCCCGGCCGGGAAATAGAAGATGCCGGCGCGGCGCGACGGCTGGCTGATAACGCCTTAAAACATACGAAAACCTCCCTTGGACCCTAGGGCCCAAGGGAGGTTTTCATTTATCCGGCGAAACCGTTACCCGATGCACTCCTCGTCGTCATCGTCCGTGGAATCGGCGGCGTTGGGACTGTGCATTTTGCGGTATTGGCCCGGCGTGTAACCCGTCTCTTTCTTGAATTTCCGGATGAAGTTCGGTGTATCCAGGTAACCGACCCGCGTAATGATATCCTTTAACGGGTCGGATGTGTGGAGCAGCTGCCGGATGACCTCGTCCATCCGCTTCTGCCAGATGTACTGCGTAAAGTTCATGCCGATCTTCTCTTTGAAGGAGCGGCTGAAATACGACGAGGAGATGGAGAACTTGGACGAAATCGTGCCGAGACTCAGGTCATAATCCGTGAAATTGGCATCGATGTAGGCGACGATTTCGTCCATCAGGGAGCTTTCTTCCGTCTCGCTCTTCGCCTCGACATGGGCGCAGATTTCGGCGGCAAGGCCTGCCAGCTTCTTCTCCAAATCCTCCAGCGAGTCATAGGAAGTAACGCGCGGCAGCTGATTAACCACATGATGGATGCCCAGCTCCGAAGCCGTCTTCAGCATCGTGTTCAGGATATCAAAGCATATGCAGCGCAGGAGCGGTACGGACGGCATTTCCGCCTTCAGGTTATTCAATGCGGTGGATACCATCTGAACCGCCACGTCGTAGCTGCCCTGCTTCAAGCTTTGTACCAGTTTCAGCAGCACATCCTTAGGGACCCAGAAGGAGGAATCCTGCGCACCGGAGCCCGAAAGAGCGTTAAAGAAGGTGCTGCTCCCCTGTCCATGCAGCATGGATGCTTCCAGCGCGGTCGTTGCCTCGATGAAGGACTGATTCAGCTGTTCCGGATAGCTGTAGCGGTTGCCTACCCCGATCGCGGGAGAGACGCCCGTGTGCTCGGCCGCGATCGATTGCAGCGCCAGGGCGATGGGCTCCATGCGAGCGTTAAGGCTCGCTTCATGGCCGGTTTCCGCATCGAATCCGACGATGAGGGCCAGCTGATCGGGCTGCGGCAGCTCCACGCCATAAGCATAGGCGGAAAAAGCGGTCAGCTCCACATCGTTCATCAGCTGCATGACAGGCCGCCGTTCCGGATTGTCGCCGATGGGAAGGGCATGCGACTCCCAGCCCATGGTCACGACAAAATAGTGGGATCGGCTGAAGCGGATGCCTAGCTTCTCCGTATACTCGGCGGGGAATTCCCCGGTATGGCCGTGCTTCAGCAGCATGAGCAGTATATGATTTCGGGCATAGGGCTCTTGAAGGTCGACGCGCTGGCTGTAATCATGCAGCGTCTTTTTGATCCATTCCAGCTCGTTGCTGGGGGTGGACGGTTCGGGATCATTCTTCAAGCGAATGAACTCCATCAAATCCGAAATCGGATGGTATTGCCGGCGGGCCAGCATGATCGCCAGAATGGTGCCCATCATCACCACGAAGGAGAATACCAGAACGATAAAAGTGCGAATATGCACGATACGGCCGAAAAATTGGTTGCTTGGCATCGCGGTGACATAAGTCCAGCCCGTGTCCGATTTGACGGATACAACCGAATGGGGCTCTTGGTTCAACGAAAGGCTGTGCGTTCCCGGCTCAAGCGAGAACAGCGCGTTGACCTC
Proteins encoded:
- a CDS encoding helix-turn-helix domain-containing protein, coding for MKWNHFKSKLLLKYTLSYISIFLIPLVILTIIIYHNAVDTLRSEIEQTNVNQLTQAKTVIDERMKELQDIAFRIAYDEQLTRYWTHHPYYSRESIGALVKYKATSSIIDELFLFFRGDNSIYSSQGFENLNVFTDRYKFNSWNETEMVRDLNSVQIPTMRPAEQVVQGTKTQNSMLAYLVPIAPNNTPAHGTVMYFIHESNLTGLIDSILSDYHGMTYIFDNYGQVLAANYKGETITEQEVNALFSLEPGTHSLSLNQEPHSVVSVKSDTGWTYVTAMPSNQFFGRIVHIRTFIVLVFSFVVMMGTILAIMLARRQYHPISDLMEFIRLKNDPEPSTPSNELEWIKKTLHDYSQRVDLQEPYARNHILLMLLKHGHTGEFPAEYTEKLGIRFSRSHYFVVTMGWESHALPIGDNPERRPVMQLMNDVELTAFSAYAYGVELPQPDQLALIVGFDAETGHEASLNARMEPIALALQSIAAEHTGVSPAIGVGNRYSYPEQLNQSFIEATTALEASMLHGQGSSTFFNALSGSGAQDSSFWVPKDVLLKLVQSLKQGSYDVAVQMVSTALNNLKAEMPSVPLLRCICFDILNTMLKTASELGIHHVVNQLPRVTSYDSLEDLEKKLAGLAAEICAHVEAKSETEESSLMDEIVAYIDANFTDYDLSLGTISSKFSISSSYFSRSFKEKIGMNFTQYIWQKRMDEVIRQLLHTSDPLKDIITRVGYLDTPNFIRKFKKETGYTPGQYRKMHSPNAADSTDDDDEECIG